From the genome of Psychrobacter sp. M13:
CCGAGTGCTACGAATATCTGGCCAAATGCCAACTGGTATGAGCGCGAAGTTTGGGATATGTTCGGTATTGTATTCAGTGGCCATCCGCATCTGACGCGTATTTTATTACCCAAATATTGGGAAGGTCATCCACTACGTAAAGAGTACCATGCACGTGCTACTGAATTTACACCTTATTTTTTGAATGCTGCCAAGCAGCAATACGAGCAGGAAAACCTGCGCTTTGTCCCTGAAGAGTGGGGCATGAAACGCTCAGGTCGTGATGAAGACTTTATGTTTTTGAACATCGGTCCCAATCATCCTTCTGCTCATGGTGCATTTCGTTTGGTGCTACAGCTCGATGGCGAAGAGGTCATTGACTGTATTCCAGATATTGGTTATCACCATCGCGGCGCTGAGAAAATGGCTGAGCGTCAGACTTGGCACTCCTACATTCCTTATACCGATCGGATTGATTATCTCGGCGGCGTCATGAATGAGCTGCCTTATATCATGTCGGTTGAAAAGCTGGCTGGCATTACTATTCCAGCGCGCGCTGAAACTATTCGCGTGATGATGAGCGAGTTTTTCCGCATTACCAATAACTTGCTATTCGTCGGTACCTTTATTCAAGATGCGGGTGGTATGACCCCTGTGTTTTATATGTTTACCGATCGTCAAAAAGCTTACGATGTGATCGAAGCGGTGACAGGCTACCGTATGCATCCTGCTTGGTTCCGTATCGGTGGCACAGCCGCTGATCTACCGCGTGGATGGCAGCGCCTTGTCCGTGAGTTCTTGGACTGGATGCCTAAGCGCTTGGATGAATATGTCAAGGCTGCGCTTAAAAACAGTGTATTGAAAGGTCGTACTCAAGGTGTGGCGCAATATAATGCCAAGCAAGCCTTAGCTTGGGGAGTCACTGGCGCAGGTCTGCGCGCGACAGGTGTGGATTTTGATTTGCGTAAAGCCCGTCCTTATATGGGTTATGAAAACTATGATTTTGAGGTGCCAGTAGGTTATAACGGTGATGCTTATGATCGCTGTATGATCAAAGTCGAAGAGATGCGCCAGTCACTACGTATTATTCGTCAATGTATGGATAATATGCCGCAAGGACCTTATAAAGCAGATCATCCATTAGCCGTGCCACCGCCTAAAGATCGGACTTTGAACGACATTGAGACTTTGATTAACCACTTTATATCCGTATCGTGGGGGCCTGTGATGCCAGCTGGGGAATGTGCCACTATTGTTGAGGCGACCAAGGGGCTAAATAGCTACTATATAACCTCTGATAAAGCCACGATGAGCTATCGTACGCGTATCCGTACGCCTACTTTTGCCCATATTCAGCAGATGCCGTCGGTAATAAATGGCTCGCTGGTGTCCGATGCTATTATGTATTTGGCTTCCATTGATATCGTGATGGCAGATTGCGATCGTTAAAGTTTTACTAAATCTATTCATTTGGTTATGACTATTTTTGTCGTTATTAATATTATTATACTGGTTGTGAATACTGCGAGTCGCATGAGGCGTCAAGGATATAAATAAGTTATGAAAATTGTTACTGATAAAGCGCCAAAGGTCGATGTAGCTAGTATTTTGACAGCGACTGAGATTACTGCTATTCATGAGTTTATGCATCATTATCCTCATGCTCGTGCCGCCTCCTTAGATGCGTTAAAGATCGTCCAAAAGCGTAATGGCTGGATCGATGATGCTCAAGTTAATGCTATCGCGAACCTGCTAGATATCCCCGTGACTGATATCGATGGTGTGGCAACATTTTTTAATCGTATTTATCGTCAACCTGTCGGTCGTCATGTGATCCTTATTTGTGATTCTGTAGCCTGTTATTTGACAGGTTATGAAGCGTTGTCGACTGCTTTTAGAACAGAATTAGGCATTGAATACGGTCAGACTACCACTGATGGTCGCTTTACTATTTTGCCGATTTGCTGCCTAGGTAACTGTGACAAAGGTCCAGCTGTTTTGATCGATGAAGATACTTATGGCCCTGTGCAGCCTGAAGAGGTCGCGCAACTATTGGAGCTATACGCATGAGTTTAACTGTTGCAGAGCAAATCGCTCAACGCCAACGAGGCTTGGCACCTAGCCAACTAAACGAGCAGCGCATCCCTGTCTATGGTGATAAAGCGACGGCTACTAGCGAGACTAAACCATTAACGTGGCGTTTAGC
Proteins encoded in this window:
- the nuoC gene encoding NADH-quinone oxidoreductase subunit C/D; its protein translation is MVTVVENKDPKIKPVPAVIQELGHKYAGKFVVQQTIDEIPTVWVARADLLDVLLFLRKLPKPYVMLFDLSAMDERLRQHRQGLPDSDFTVFYHLMSLERNSDVRIKVALSEDDLNVPSATNIWPNANWYEREVWDMFGIVFSGHPHLTRILLPKYWEGHPLRKEYHARATEFTPYFLNAAKQQYEQENLRFVPEEWGMKRSGRDEDFMFLNIGPNHPSAHGAFRLVLQLDGEEVIDCIPDIGYHHRGAEKMAERQTWHSYIPYTDRIDYLGGVMNELPYIMSVEKLAGITIPARAETIRVMMSEFFRITNNLLFVGTFIQDAGGMTPVFYMFTDRQKAYDVIEAVTGYRMHPAWFRIGGTAADLPRGWQRLVREFLDWMPKRLDEYVKAALKNSVLKGRTQGVAQYNAKQALAWGVTGAGLRATGVDFDLRKARPYMGYENYDFEVPVGYNGDAYDRCMIKVEEMRQSLRIIRQCMDNMPQGPYKADHPLAVPPPKDRTLNDIETLINHFISVSWGPVMPAGECATIVEATKGLNSYYITSDKATMSYRTRIRTPTFAHIQQMPSVINGSLVSDAIMYLASIDIVMADCDR
- the nuoE gene encoding NADH-quinone oxidoreductase subunit NuoE — protein: MKIVTDKAPKVDVASILTATEITAIHEFMHHYPHARAASLDALKIVQKRNGWIDDAQVNAIANLLDIPVTDIDGVATFFNRIYRQPVGRHVILICDSVACYLTGYEALSTAFRTELGIEYGQTTTDGRFTILPICCLGNCDKGPAVLIDEDTYGPVQPEEVAQLLELYA